Proteins from a genomic interval of Haloplasma contractile SSD-17B:
- the rbr gene encoding rubrerythrin yields the protein MNSEIREKFESFKGGKSVKGTETEKNLLKAFAGESQARNRYHLFAEQARADGYEQIAALFEETAHNEKLHAQIFFSFLEGEAVEITASYPAGKVGSTYENLIAAAEGEHEEFVELYPEFAEVAKKEGFNRIANQFRMIAKIEEQHELRYRQLAENVKEEQVFAKEEETVWVCRECGHIHTGKKVPGMCPVCLQSKAFFEVEAKNY from the coding sequence ATGAATTCAGAAATCAGAGAGAAATTTGAAAGCTTCAAAGGCGGAAAATCAGTAAAAGGTACTGAGACAGAAAAGAATTTACTAAAAGCATTTGCAGGAGAATCTCAAGCGCGTAATAGATACCATCTATTTGCTGAACAAGCACGTGCTGATGGTTACGAGCAAATTGCAGCTTTATTTGAGGAGACGGCTCATAACGAGAAGTTACATGCTCAAATCTTTTTCTCATTCTTAGAAGGAGAAGCAGTTGAGATTACAGCATCCTATCCAGCAGGTAAAGTAGGATCAACTTATGAGAACTTGATTGCAGCTGCTGAAGGTGAGCATGAAGAATTTGTAGAGTTATATCCTGAGTTTGCAGAAGTTGCAAAAAAAGAAGGATTTAACCGTATTGCAAACCAATTTAGAATGATTGCAAAGATTGAAGAGCAACATGAATTACGATATCGCCAGTTAGCTGAGAATGTAAAAGAAGAACAAGTATTTGCTAAAGAAGAGGAAACCGTTTGGGTTTGTCGTGAATGTGGACATATTCATACAGGAAAAAAAGTGCCAGGAATGTGTCCTGTTTGCTTACAATCTAAAGCATTCTTTGAAGTTGAAGCTAAAAATTACTAA
- a CDS encoding MATE family efflux transporter, with protein MQNKSFTKLVLIILIETALFMLMGTIDTIMLSGYSDNAVAAVGLADQAISLAFMLFTVISTGTIILISQYIGAERIKNAENVAIISLIISFLSGILLSGIFIVFNEAILSFLSVDSNDTNFYNTTQNYLLIVSIFMPFAAMNPVVNSIFRGFNKAKISLYISLFVNIINIIGNAMFIYGWFGAPILGPIGVAYSTAFSRTLKIVITIILLKYFVKITPHENILKNFFKRSKEVFKVGTPSALEGIIYQVMQFVVLAFVSGYLGTTQVTTRIYVLKLTMFIFLASLALAQANQIYVGNFVGRKEFDRALKHTNKVFIVGAFISLSMTLLFNIFNDQLLGLFTNDSEIIRLGKSLLLLTFFVEFGRSLNLIYAFALKGSGDVNFPLITAFISMWGVVIPLTYFSIQLGYGLMGVWAIYAFDEIIRGILAIIHWQTGKWKKKALVK; from the coding sequence ATGCAGAATAAGAGTTTTACAAAGTTAGTTTTAATTATTTTAATTGAAACTGCATTATTTATGTTAATGGGAACGATTGATACAATCATGCTCTCGGGGTACTCTGATAATGCAGTAGCAGCTGTAGGACTTGCAGACCAAGCAATTAGTCTAGCATTTATGCTATTTACAGTTATTTCTACAGGAACAATAATCCTAATTTCTCAATATATAGGAGCCGAGCGCATTAAAAATGCAGAGAACGTTGCAATCATTTCACTAATTATAAGTTTTCTAAGTGGAATATTACTTTCAGGAATATTTATAGTGTTTAATGAGGCGATTCTTTCGTTTTTAAGTGTTGATTCAAACGATACGAATTTTTATAATACAACCCAAAATTATCTGTTAATTGTTTCAATCTTTATGCCTTTTGCTGCAATGAACCCTGTTGTCAATTCGATTTTTCGCGGATTTAATAAAGCGAAGATTTCCTTATATATATCTCTTTTTGTTAATATAATCAATATAATAGGGAATGCAATGTTTATATATGGATGGTTTGGTGCTCCTATCCTTGGCCCTATTGGTGTTGCTTACTCAACAGCATTCAGTAGAACATTAAAAATAGTAATTACAATCATATTATTAAAATATTTTGTAAAAATTACTCCACATGAAAATATATTGAAAAACTTCTTTAAACGTAGTAAGGAAGTATTCAAGGTCGGGACTCCTTCTGCACTAGAGGGAATTATCTATCAAGTCATGCAGTTTGTCGTTTTAGCGTTTGTATCCGGTTATTTAGGTACAACTCAAGTTACTACACGAATATACGTATTAAAGTTGACAATGTTCATCTTTTTAGCCTCATTAGCACTAGCTCAGGCAAATCAGATCTATGTTGGGAATTTTGTAGGTAGGAAAGAATTTGATCGAGCATTAAAGCATACAAATAAGGTGTTTATTGTAGGGGCGTTTATTTCATTATCTATGACACTGTTATTTAACATCTTTAACGATCAGCTACTAGGATTATTTACAAATGACAGTGAAATTATAAGACTAGGTAAATCATTATTATTATTAACCTTCTTTGTAGAATTCGGGAGATCTTTAAATCTAATCTATGCCTTTGCGCTAAAAGGATCAGGTGATGTCAACTTTCCACTGATTACTGCTTTCATATCCATGTGGGGGGTCGTTATACCTCTTACTTATTTCTCTATACAATTAGGGTATGGTCTAATGGGAGTTTGGGCAATTTATGCATTTGATGAAATTATAAGAGGTATACTTGCAATTATTCACTGGCAAACAGGTAAGTGGAAGAAAAAAGCCTTAGTCAAATAA
- a CDS encoding ROK family protein, with translation MLFGAIEAGGTKFVCGIGDETGTIIERVQFETKSPDETMPKVIDFFKDKNIAAIGLGCFGPIDVNKESETYGSITSTPKLKWQNYPILDELRKHFNIPMGFDTDVNGAALGESMYGAAAGLDNVLYITIGTGIGAGALVEGKLVHGMLHPEMGHINVRRHPEDSFKGTCPFHNDCLEGLAAGPAIEQRYNKKGQELTDSKEVWDLEAYYIAQALVNYILILSPQKIIIGGGVSKQAYMMEQVRKNVTEMLNGYIKTTELKTINEYIINPGLKDDAGLCGAIALAVKAL, from the coding sequence ATGTTATTTGGTGCCATAGAAGCAGGAGGAACAAAGTTTGTTTGTGGAATTGGAGACGAAACGGGAACGATTATAGAACGAGTGCAATTTGAGACAAAGAGTCCTGATGAGACAATGCCAAAAGTGATTGATTTTTTTAAAGACAAGAACATTGCAGCAATCGGACTTGGATGTTTTGGTCCTATTGATGTTAATAAGGAATCAGAAACATATGGAAGTATTACCTCAACCCCTAAATTAAAGTGGCAAAACTACCCTATTCTAGATGAATTAAGAAAGCACTTTAATATACCGATGGGATTTGATACAGATGTAAACGGTGCTGCCTTAGGAGAATCCATGTATGGCGCTGCTGCTGGCCTTGATAATGTGTTATATATAACAATTGGAACTGGAATAGGAGCAGGTGCTTTAGTAGAAGGGAAATTAGTTCATGGTATGCTACACCCCGAGATGGGACATATTAACGTTAGACGTCATCCTGAGGATTCATTTAAAGGAACTTGTCCATTTCATAATGATTGCCTAGAGGGATTAGCTGCAGGTCCAGCAATCGAACAACGTTATAATAAAAAAGGGCAAGAGTTAACAGATTCGAAAGAAGTATGGGATCTTGAGGCTTACTATATCGCTCAAGCATTGGTAAACTACATTCTAATTCTTTCCCCACAAAAAATTATTATAGGTGGTGGCGTATCAAAACAAGCCTATATGATGGAACAAGTTCGGAAGAATGTAACTGAGATGTTAAATGGCTATATAAAAACAACTGAATTAAAGACTATTAATGAGTATATTATTAACCCAGGTTTAAAAGATGATGCAGGTTTATGTGGTGCAATCGCACTTGCTGTTAAGGCCTTATAA
- a CDS encoding N-acetylmannosamine-6-phosphate 2-epimerase, whose product MKKILKQGLIVSCQALEHEPLHSSYVMSKMATAAVEGGAIAIRANGYDDVVTIKQTVNVPVIGLIKRDYEDSTIFITPTIKEVNELAKAGCDVIALDATLRKRPEDEQLDTIVNKTRELYPDIELMADIATFEEAINADHLGFDYISTTLSGYTEETKDIEIPNLNLVKQLDGKVKAKVIAEGGIWTLVHLKQALDFNAYGAVIGSAITRPQLITKRFNSVFED is encoded by the coding sequence ATGAAAAAAATATTAAAACAAGGATTAATCGTATCGTGTCAAGCATTAGAACATGAACCATTACATAGTTCTTATGTAATGTCAAAGATGGCAACAGCGGCTGTAGAGGGTGGAGCTATTGCTATTCGAGCTAATGGATATGATGATGTTGTTACGATTAAACAAACAGTTAATGTACCGGTTATCGGTCTAATCAAAAGAGACTATGAAGATAGTACGATATTTATTACCCCTACAATCAAAGAAGTTAATGAATTAGCAAAAGCAGGATGTGATGTAATTGCATTAGATGCTACTTTAAGAAAAAGACCAGAAGACGAACAGTTAGATACTATTGTAAATAAGACCAGAGAATTATATCCTGATATTGAATTAATGGCGGATATTGCAACATTTGAGGAAGCAATTAATGCAGACCATTTAGGATTTGATTATATATCCACCACACTAAGTGGGTATACAGAAGAAACTAAGGATATTGAAATACCAAATCTAAATCTTGTTAAACAATTAGATGGTAAAGTTAAAGCGAAAGTTATTGCTGAAGGCGGAATATGGACTTTGGTTCATTTAAAACAAGCACTTGATTTTAATGCATATGGTGCTGTTATAGGTTCTGCAATCACGAGACCACAACTTATTACCAAACGTTTTAATTCTGTTTTCGAAGATTAA
- a CDS encoding protein O-GlcNAcase, whose product MVQLPYIIKDVFTRQETIKFEERQQINVNILNKFSILEGFEMMINNDYVKTSNESVDLQIIIHYKKDLKEDAYNLQITPDKKVIISSKNKRGIRYAFAILSLVITKENNCIKIPTMIIEDEPSLKKRGIIEGFYGVPWSHKARLDVIDTMAMNRMNTFMYAPKDDSYHREKWRELYPKKELNKLLEYKSKCDEYDIDFYYCISPGKDFDYTKDEEFKALYHKVDQIIKHGVRHFSLLLDDIDYKLKGESLKRFKRPGIAHAYISNKLYDYIESQIIDCDYIMCPTEYFQNWDTEYRTDLKQQMNQEIEVFWTGYNTVAEVITDRDGHTVKESFGHELVLWENYPVNDFSKERLYLGPLVNRSTKLSETHIGMVSNPMNQWYASKIPVITTAHYMWNPKRYMASMSLKEAIQQDIPNDCIEAMSVFIDANSKSVLTTHTQEQFDHYVSANNKDAINKFYHSLKGATDYLIKNLDQNLLEDIKPWFDRVQKEYVLWNKVYNEETISEDDIKEVFEMEVELGVNVLLNSLIKWNIADDIDLEQYIKKTRFNFWGV is encoded by the coding sequence ATGGTACAACTTCCTTACATAATTAAAGATGTATTTACAAGACAAGAAACTATTAAATTTGAAGAACGACAACAGATTAATGTAAACATATTAAATAAGTTCAGTATTTTAGAAGGATTCGAAATGATGATAAATAATGATTATGTCAAGACTAGTAATGAGTCAGTAGATCTACAAATCATTATTCATTATAAGAAAGACTTAAAAGAGGATGCTTATAATCTTCAGATTACTCCAGATAAAAAAGTCATTATTTCTTCTAAAAACAAAAGGGGAATTCGCTATGCGTTTGCGATTCTTTCATTAGTAATTACAAAGGAAAATAATTGTATTAAAATACCAACCATGATTATTGAAGATGAACCAAGTTTAAAGAAACGTGGAATTATTGAAGGGTTTTATGGCGTTCCGTGGAGTCATAAAGCAAGGTTAGATGTAATTGATACTATGGCAATGAATCGCATGAATACATTTATGTATGCGCCAAAAGATGATTCTTATCATAGAGAGAAGTGGAGAGAGTTATATCCTAAGAAGGAACTAAATAAACTCTTGGAATATAAATCAAAGTGTGATGAGTACGATATCGATTTTTATTATTGTATTAGTCCAGGAAAAGACTTTGATTATACAAAAGATGAAGAGTTTAAAGCTCTATATCACAAAGTTGATCAAATCATTAAGCATGGGGTTCGACATTTCTCATTATTATTAGATGATATTGATTATAAACTTAAGGGAGAAAGTTTAAAACGATTCAAGCGACCTGGTATTGCTCATGCTTATATTTCAAATAAATTATATGACTACATAGAGTCACAAATTATTGATTGTGATTACATCATGTGTCCAACAGAATATTTTCAAAATTGGGATACTGAGTACCGAACTGATTTAAAACAGCAGATGAATCAAGAAATTGAGGTTTTTTGGACAGGGTATAACACAGTAGCTGAAGTTATAACTGATCGCGATGGTCACACAGTTAAAGAATCATTTGGTCATGAGTTAGTACTATGGGAAAACTATCCAGTCAATGATTTTTCTAAAGAGCGCCTTTACCTAGGGCCGTTAGTAAATAGAAGCACTAAATTGTCAGAGACGCATATCGGGATGGTATCAAATCCAATGAATCAATGGTATGCTTCAAAAATTCCCGTTATTACAACTGCTCACTATATGTGGAATCCAAAAAGGTATATGGCGAGTATGTCTCTAAAGGAGGCAATTCAACAGGACATTCCTAATGACTGTATTGAAGCGATGAGTGTTTTTATAGATGCGAATAGTAAAAGTGTTCTAACTACACATACGCAAGAACAATTTGATCATTATGTAAGCGCTAATAATAAAGATGCTATCAACAAATTTTATCATTCACTTAAAGGTGCTACTGATTATTTAATTAAGAATTTAGATCAAAATCTACTAGAGGATATAAAACCGTGGTTCGACCGTGTTCAAAAAGAATATGTACTATGGAATAAAGTATACAATGAAGAAACAATATCTGAGGATGATATCAAGGAAGTATTTGAAATGGAAGTTGAATTAGGTGTTAATGTGTTATTAAATTCACTGATTAAATGGAATATAGCCGATGATATCGACTTAGAACAATACATAAAAAAAACAAGATTTAATTTCTGGGGTGTTTAA
- a CDS encoding DUF4127 family protein: MKKKIVFLPLDERPCNYEFPFKLFNNQEFEIKRPNKNLMGDKKIPANLNAIEDWIKKEVTDSYGLVISIDTLLYGGIVPSRLHNFSNDEILQKMQLLRELKELNPELKLFAFHLIMRCPTYSSDDEEPDYYEHYGKEIFELGRLDHRIQLGLESDLEHANKELTRLKNTIPKDALCDYTSRRVVNLEANKLSVDLLKEGIIDFLIVPQDDSSPHGFTAVDQEKIRRYIAEQQLQLKAFMYPGADEVSMTLMMRLVNEYHNNKPLIYVRYSSTKAPTIIPSYEDRILNESVKYQVLAAGGLIVDSMKDADLALMVNAPSYNMLGSNQFDERHDGYTVERNLVEFVETIDYMIHSLQKPVAIGDVAYGNGSDLELMQLLDQKNILMKVASYAGWNTSSNTLGTCIPQGMLYLLYEDTKTHYDFLAHRYIEDTGYCAHVRKDVCDNDLEELGFNYFYVKDQKGPVSEIVRKKLEDFIAKTLPSVANNIQITDCYMPWRRMFEVGIEVEYNSN, encoded by the coding sequence ATGAAGAAAAAAATTGTATTTTTACCATTAGATGAACGACCATGTAATTATGAATTCCCATTTAAACTATTTAATAATCAAGAGTTCGAGATTAAAAGACCGAATAAGAATTTGATGGGTGACAAGAAAATACCGGCAAACTTAAATGCAATAGAAGACTGGATTAAAAAAGAAGTGACTGATTCATATGGACTGGTCATTTCAATTGATACATTGCTATATGGAGGGATTGTTCCATCTAGATTACACAATTTTTCAAATGATGAGATTTTACAAAAGATGCAACTATTAAGAGAATTGAAGGAACTAAACCCTGAACTTAAACTATTTGCGTTCCACTTAATTATGAGATGCCCGACCTATTCAAGTGATGATGAAGAACCAGACTACTATGAGCATTATGGTAAAGAGATTTTTGAATTAGGTCGTTTAGATCATCGAATTCAATTAGGGTTAGAATCAGATTTAGAACATGCGAACAAAGAGTTAACTAGACTTAAGAATACAATTCCTAAAGACGCACTTTGTGATTATACTAGTAGACGAGTAGTTAACCTAGAAGCTAACAAATTAAGTGTTGATCTTCTCAAGGAAGGGATCATTGATTTTCTAATCGTACCGCAAGATGATTCCTCACCACATGGATTTACTGCAGTCGATCAAGAGAAAATAAGACGGTATATAGCAGAACAGCAATTACAACTAAAAGCGTTTATGTATCCAGGAGCAGATGAGGTTTCAATGACATTAATGATGAGACTGGTGAATGAGTATCATAACAATAAACCACTAATCTATGTGCGTTATTCTAGTACAAAAGCACCAACTATAATTCCATCATATGAAGACCGCATATTAAATGAATCGGTTAAGTATCAAGTGTTAGCTGCAGGAGGTCTAATTGTTGACTCAATGAAAGATGCAGACCTTGCTTTAATGGTTAATGCACCGTCCTATAATATGCTTGGATCAAACCAATTTGATGAACGACATGATGGTTATACAGTTGAACGTAACCTAGTGGAATTTGTAGAAACAATTGACTATATGATTCATTCATTACAGAAACCAGTTGCAATAGGTGATGTTGCGTATGGTAATGGATCGGACTTAGAGTTAATGCAATTGTTAGATCAAAAAAATATATTAATGAAAGTTGCTTCCTATGCAGGATGGAATACCTCTTCTAATACTTTAGGTACATGCATTCCTCAAGGTATGCTTTATCTCTTATATGAGGATACTAAAACTCATTATGACTTCTTAGCACATCGTTATATTGAAGATACCGGGTACTGTGCACACGTAAGAAAAGATGTGTGTGACAATGACTTAGAAGAGTTAGGATTTAACTATTTCTACGTAAAAGATCAGAAAGGACCTGTTTCTGAGATTGTAAGAAAGAAACTAGAAGATTTTATAGCAAAAACACTTCCTTCAGTAGCGAACAATATTCAAATTACAGATTGTTACATGCCGTGGCGAAGAATGTTTGAAGTTGGAATAGAAGTGGAGTATAACTCCAATTAA
- a CDS encoding glycoside hydrolase family 10 protein: MNLNLKHSFKKMFLLLIFVGLISISIPTLAASSTFNINVGDDCTSGDACSIELSSLFDVDPDVETLSLPAMFTSDFEKDLVNIDDAYGVTVVVERGHIVAVYDGANGKYNFSPEWMDERTSLDPAEYASNIEIPKHGFVLVIPSSATATRDWALKNMRTPGTKVDLDGYTLPANEDANYLKQISDENGNKLAIDFVDGQSSKDDFVYLYTTDFNLGSTADSKAEGVAIVINSDGIVESVYEGQDAIDVKVPDYGYVLYTNGTLEQSLKNIAILGTTIALDGVMIPEVKTVTNGNELIKIDYIDPVKYTETKDSRGYPTDIAVDFVAKNDNIVIYTPEYHYNSTKRDINFVEYTVEITNGIHTVTDKSTDGDTYIPLKGYVLSIPVDHPYADVLNVDDVLDQVGLENIKTFNYAVENRENGARIVLDRVNGVRNAPMTVYYDTSWGEYTGTNQFGTEMVVTLNTDTYEFEVVDFREFGEGGQKGIIIPENSFVLSTFGHPYRDLLFEGVRFNSGDIVELVGLEFIELEKSVEATYDYLNPTPEENEVGAPFPGVRGAGQLNVYTDEWGAETGVNEWGFEAAVDANGKVIEVGVKVSSIPEGGFVVSEHISGSGFVKGKIKLGSSVILDEENQTITVSTTADSYIEGVKSDVEYSEILIQNVENKLYDVDIDGAKQDLSEVKSYIDDLSTLADDVKTISDEKQRLVKLVEFKNKLTQADALINSIYYKTLESNVVEARSIWHRPTEKSLEEIQATFDDFEKNNMNLIFVETMWNGYSMFPSEHVDFHKDFTDADYGEYGKDYLAAFIAEGHKRGIEVHAWMEIFFVGYEGFKESNILSDHPEWIIHNYDFNAEEEESALYNVQRNEGGPYIFIDPANPEVHDFLITYYEELVSDYDVDGFQVDYIRYPVSLRDNITGFSDYAIDKFKEEYGYAEGDNIYELLDPKTPGSDQVYNDWNEFKVNNVTNFVEKTKDAIKEIDSDLILSTAIFASTSDAKDRKAQDWPTWVNNGWIDVTAPMAYYPKASTVEDKIKDMVTYVGGITYNYAGIAPTYMGLSPESNAYQIIAARNGEALGSAIFASQNLLGLDQISYVYTNGTHRKAAVLPHAEVNVVLEAMFADILDKADRIYIPSEKMTEVDKTALSTEFDVLKQMPHETAEDVANLINSVNELINNIGDYGSGYADNRIEDDLIYLIEVLDVKVSRLMIDSGDWDPETERVRPNPLGEEGTNDDDNDDEIINDDENTDDHLEENDSKVLLYASIAAATVVVVAGGLFIRLRVRA; the protein is encoded by the coding sequence ATGAATTTAAATTTAAAACACAGTTTCAAAAAAATGTTTTTATTACTAATTTTTGTAGGTTTGATATCAATCTCAATTCCAACATTAGCAGCAAGTAGCACATTTAATATTAATGTTGGAGATGATTGTACAAGTGGAGATGCTTGTAGTATAGAACTGAGTAGTTTATTCGATGTGGATCCCGATGTAGAAACATTGTCTTTACCAGCTATGTTCACTTCGGATTTTGAGAAGGATCTTGTTAACATCGACGATGCATACGGTGTAACTGTTGTAGTAGAGCGTGGGCACATCGTTGCTGTATATGATGGAGCAAATGGGAAGTATAACTTCTCACCAGAATGGATGGATGAACGAACAAGTCTAGATCCAGCTGAATATGCTTCTAATATTGAAATTCCTAAACATGGTTTTGTATTAGTTATCCCGAGTAGCGCTACAGCTACAAGAGATTGGGCACTTAAAAACATGAGAACGCCTGGTACAAAAGTAGATTTAGATGGGTATACATTACCAGCTAATGAAGATGCTAATTACCTTAAGCAAATATCGGATGAAAACGGAAATAAATTAGCGATTGATTTTGTTGATGGACAGTCTTCAAAAGATGACTTTGTCTACTTATATACAACAGATTTTAACCTAGGATCAACAGCCGATAGTAAAGCTGAAGGTGTTGCTATTGTAATAAATTCAGATGGTATTGTTGAATCTGTATATGAAGGACAAGATGCAATTGACGTAAAAGTGCCTGATTATGGATATGTATTGTATACAAATGGTACTTTAGAGCAATCATTAAAAAATATTGCAATATTAGGAACTACAATTGCATTAGATGGTGTAATGATACCAGAGGTCAAAACAGTTACGAACGGCAATGAGTTAATCAAAATTGATTATATTGACCCTGTTAAATATACAGAAACAAAAGATAGTAGAGGTTATCCAACTGATATAGCAGTTGACTTTGTTGCAAAGAACGACAATATTGTAATCTATACACCTGAATATCATTATAATTCAACAAAACGAGATATAAATTTTGTTGAATATACAGTGGAAATAACAAATGGAATTCATACAGTAACAGATAAATCAACAGATGGCGATACTTATATCCCATTAAAAGGTTACGTTCTTAGTATACCGGTTGATCATCCATACGCTGATGTATTAAATGTAGATGATGTTCTAGACCAAGTGGGCTTAGAAAACATTAAAACATTTAATTACGCGGTTGAGAATAGAGAGAACGGAGCAAGAATTGTTTTAGACCGAGTTAATGGAGTTCGTAATGCACCAATGACTGTATATTATGATACATCTTGGGGCGAGTATACAGGAACAAATCAATTCGGTACTGAGATGGTCGTTACATTAAATACCGATACTTACGAATTTGAAGTTGTTGATTTCCGCGAGTTCGGTGAAGGTGGACAAAAGGGAATTATAATACCAGAAAATAGTTTCGTATTATCGACTTTCGGTCACCCTTATCGTGACTTATTATTCGAGGGTGTAAGATTTAACTCGGGAGATATAGTTGAATTAGTTGGCCTAGAATTTATTGAATTAGAAAAATCTGTTGAAGCAACATATGATTACTTAAATCCAACTCCAGAAGAGAATGAAGTAGGAGCGCCATTCCCAGGTGTTCGAGGAGCAGGGCAACTAAATGTCTATACCGATGAATGGGGAGCTGAAACTGGTGTTAATGAATGGGGATTTGAAGCAGCAGTTGATGCAAATGGTAAAGTTATAGAGGTTGGAGTTAAAGTTTCTAGTATTCCTGAAGGTGGTTTTGTTGTATCGGAGCACATTTCAGGTTCAGGGTTTGTAAAAGGTAAAATAAAACTTGGTTCAAGTGTTATTTTAGATGAAGAAAACCAAACAATTACTGTTTCTACAACAGCTGATAGTTACATAGAAGGTGTAAAATCAGATGTTGAATATTCAGAAATATTAATACAGAATGTTGAAAATAAACTCTATGATGTAGATATAGATGGAGCCAAGCAAGACTTATCAGAAGTTAAGTCATATATTGATGATTTAAGTACATTAGCAGATGACGTTAAAACAATTTCTGATGAGAAACAAAGACTAGTTAAGTTAGTAGAATTTAAGAACAAACTAACTCAAGCAGATGCGTTAATTAATAGCATTTACTATAAAACATTAGAGTCTAATGTGGTTGAAGCTCGTTCGATTTGGCATAGACCGACAGAAAAGTCATTAGAAGAAATTCAAGCTACATTTGATGATTTCGAGAAAAATAATATGAACTTAATATTCGTAGAAACAATGTGGAATGGTTATTCTATGTTCCCGTCTGAGCATGTCGATTTCCATAAAGACTTCACAGATGCTGACTACGGTGAATATGGAAAAGACTATTTGGCTGCATTCATAGCTGAGGGTCATAAACGAGGGATTGAAGTTCATGCTTGGATGGAAATATTCTTTGTTGGATACGAAGGATTTAAAGAATCAAATATTTTATCTGATCATCCAGAATGGATTATACACAACTATGATTTCAATGCTGAAGAAGAAGAATCCGCTTTATATAATGTCCAAAGAAACGAAGGCGGTCCTTATATCTTTATAGATCCTGCAAATCCTGAAGTTCATGACTTTTTAATCACTTACTATGAAGAACTAGTATCAGATTATGATGTTGATGGATTCCAAGTTGACTATATACGATACCCAGTTTCTCTTAGAGATAATATAACAGGATTTTCAGATTATGCGATTGATAAATTCAAAGAAGAATATGGATACGCAGAAGGTGATAACATCTATGAGTTATTAGACCCTAAGACTCCTGGATCCGATCAAGTATACAATGATTGGAATGAATTTAAAGTTAATAATGTAACGAACTTTGTTGAAAAAACTAAAGATGCGATAAAAGAAATAGATTCTGATTTAATTTTATCAACGGCTATCTTTGCAAGTACATCGGATGCTAAGGATCGAAAAGCTCAAGATTGGCCTACATGGGTTAATAACGGTTGGATTGATGTAACAGCACCAATGGCTTACTATCCAAAAGCAAGTACAGTTGAAGATAAAATTAAAGATATGGTTACTTATGTTGGGGGAATTACTTATAACTATGCAGGTATTGCACCTACATACATGGGATTATCTCCTGAAAGTAACGCATATCAAATCATTGCAGCAAGAAACGGTGAAGCATTAGGTAGTGCAATATTCGCTTCTCAAAATTTATTAGGCTTAGATCAAATATCTTATGTATATACAAATGGTACACATCGTAAAGCAGCAGTATTGCCGCATGCAGAGGTTAATGTTGTACTTGAGGCAATGTTTGCCGATATCTTAGATAAAGCAGATCGTATCTATATACCATCAGAAAAAATGACTGAAGTAGATAAAACGGCATTAAGCACTGAATTTGATGTTCTGAAACAAATGCCACATGAAACTGCAGAAGATGTTGCAAATTTAATTAATTCAGTCAATGAATTAATTAATAATATTGGAGACTATGGTTCAGGGTATGCTGATAACCGTATCGAAGATGACTTAATATATTTAATTGAAGTGCTAGACGTTAAAGTTTCACGCTTAATGATTGATAGTGGTGATTGGGATCCTGAGACTGAACGTGTTCGTCCAAATCCACTAGGTGAAGAGGGTACGAATGATGATGATAATGATGATGAAATAATAAATGACGATGAAAATACTGATGATCATTTAGAGGAAAACGATTCAAAAGTTTTATTATATGCTTCAATTGCAGCAGCAACTGTTGTAGTTGTAGCAGGAGGATTGTTTATAAGATTGAGGGTAAGAGCATAG